A genomic window from Calonectris borealis chromosome 26, bCalBor7.hap1.2, whole genome shotgun sequence includes:
- the ELF3 gene encoding ETS-related transcription factor Elf-3 → MAGSCEISNIFSNYISAMYQPEEAQPTLDMLGHLGDDGTLGLSLPTSQPPAQSTDKPEWFSELPYFWTKVQVLEWISYHVEKNKYDASSIDFSCCNMDGHALCHCTRDQMRLIFGPLGDELYDRLHEITSDELNWIIDLLEKEDATSQETFLDSSHLELGNPCAKDSLEDMKPTNPFLSTDFTCLPGAMSPGSSDVSGPVMSHSPNSQDSGGSDLDLDPTEAKLFPDDVFAGSKKGDSKHGKRKRGRPRKLSKESRDCLESRKSKHSPRGTHLWEFIRDILIHPELNEGLMKWEDRREGVFKFLRSEAVAQLWGQKKKNSSMTYEKLSRAMRYYYKREILERVDGRRLVYKFGKNSSGWKEEEVLNRNKEL, encoded by the exons ATGGCAGGATCTTGCGAGATCAGCAACATCTTCTCTAACTACATCAGCGCCATGTACCAGCCGGAGGAGGCGCAGCCAACCTTGGACATGCTGGGACACCTTGGGGACGACGGCACCCTGGGGCTGAGCCTCCCCAccagccagcccccagcacagagcacag ACAAGCCGGAGTGGTTCAGTGAGCTCCCGTACTTCTGGACCAAGGTGCAGGTGCTGGAGTGGATCAGCTACCACGTGGAGAAGAACAAGTACGACGCCAGCTCCATCGACTTCTCCTGCTGCAACATGGACGGGCACGCACTCTGCCACTGCACCAGGGACCAGATGCGCCTCATCTTCGGGCCCCTGGGGGATGAGCTCTATGACCGCCTGCACGAGATCA cctctgACGAGCTGAACTGGATCATTGACTTACTGGAAAAAGAGGATGCGACTTCCCAAGAGACCTTCCTGGACTCCAGCCACCTGG AGCTGGGAAATCCCTGTGCCAAGGACTCCCTGGAGGACATGAAGCCCACAAACCCTTTCCTATCCACAGACTTCACCTGCTTGCCTGGTGCCATGTCCCCAGGCAGCTCCGATGTCTCAG GGCCTGTGATGTCCCACAGCCCCAACTCCCAGGACTCCGGTGGAAGTGACCTCGACCTCGACCCCACGGAAGCAAAGCTCTTCCCTGATG ATGTCTTTGCAGGGAGCAAGAAAGGGGACAGCAAACATGGCAAGCGGAAACGGGGACGGCCCCGAAAACTCAGCAAGGAGAGCAGAGACTGCCTGGAGAGCCGGAAGAGCAAGCACT CCCCAAGAGGTACCCACCTGTGGGAGTTCATCCGGGACATCCTGATCCACCCCGAGCTGAACGAGGGGCTGATGAAGTGGGAGGACCGGCGGGAGGGCGTCTTCAAGTTCCTGCGCTCGGAAGCGGTGGCTCAGCTCTGgggccagaagaagaaaaacagcagcatgaCCTACGAGAAGCTGAGCAGAGCCATGCG aTATTACTACAAACGAGAGATCCTGGAGAGAGTTGATGGGCGACGTCTGGTGTACAAGTTTGGGAAGAACTCCAGtggctggaaggaggaggaggtgctcaaCAGGAACAAGGAGCTGTAG